Proteins from a genomic interval of Sulfurimonas sp. HSL3-2:
- the dusB gene encoding tRNA dihydrouridine synthase DusB, translating into MQNKLSFDKPIYVLAPLAGYTDLPFRSVVKKFGADLTVSEMISSNALAHGSKKTLQMLEKNENEDPYSVQIAGAQADIIKEAVEVLNEQTGIDIIDLNCGCPVPKVVGHGSGSSLLLNLPLMGDIIRTIKDTSNKSMTSVKIRLGYEKKNHIDIAKIVEDSGADFLAVHGRTRAGKFKAEVDYDAIREIKETVSIPVIANGDIDSYEKAQWVLEHTGANGVMIGRGAVGAPWIFHQLKTGSSDIDRLLKHEIIMEHFDKMIEFYGAHGVSMFRKHTHTYSKGYQGASALRDQVNRINDINEYRDVIDKFFLENEIVAR; encoded by the coding sequence ATGCAAAATAAATTATCATTTGATAAACCTATATATGTATTAGCTCCTCTTGCCGGATATACGGACCTTCCTTTTAGAAGTGTCGTAAAAAAATTCGGTGCAGATCTGACAGTGAGTGAGATGATAAGTTCAAACGCTTTGGCTCACGGATCAAAAAAGACTCTGCAGATGCTTGAAAAAAATGAGAATGAAGACCCATACTCTGTGCAGATCGCAGGTGCACAGGCAGACATCATAAAAGAAGCGGTCGAAGTCTTAAATGAGCAGACAGGGATAGATATTATAGACCTGAACTGCGGCTGTCCCGTTCCAAAAGTCGTAGGGCACGGAAGCGGTAGTTCACTGCTTTTGAACCTTCCTCTTATGGGTGATATTATACGAACGATAAAAGATACTTCAAATAAATCCATGACGAGCGTGAAGATACGTCTTGGATATGAGAAGAAAAACCATATCGATATAGCAAAGATCGTCGAAGACAGCGGAGCTGATTTTTTAGCGGTTCACGGTCGTACACGTGCAGGAAAGTTCAAAGCCGAAGTGGACTATGACGCTATACGTGAGATAAAAGAAACTGTCAGCATTCCCGTTATCGCAAACGGAGATATCGATTCTTACGAAAAAGCTCAATGGGTTTTAGAACACACGGGAGCTAACGGTGTGATGATAGGACGCGGTGCTGTCGGTGCACCGTGGATATTTCACCAGTTAAAAACAGGTTCTTCTGATATCGACAGGCTTTTGAAGCATGAGATCATCATGGAACATTTCGATAAGATGATAGAGTTTTACGGTGCTCACGGAGTCAGTATGTTCAGAAAGCATACACACACATACTCTAAAGGGTATCAGGGAGCATCTGCTCTTCGCGATCAGGTAAACCGCATAAACGATATAAATGAATACAGAGATGTAATAGATAAGTTCTTCTTGGAGAATGAGATCGTTGCAAGATAA